One Populus nigra chromosome 16, ddPopNigr1.1, whole genome shotgun sequence genomic window, aattaagAGCACCATGGATTCACGTTATGGAGCAAGACTTCTCAGAGAAACCCCAAGGCTCCTGCTCTTTTGGCAAGCAAAGAGTCAAGAGTGCTGCCCCATGGGCCACGGCCACCATCTAAGTGGTTCTTTCCTTCTTGTTTGGCGTCGTTGACTCAGTTTGGGACAGATTAATAGGCTCTTCAACAATTGGTTCATGGCAGTCTTTTCCTTGAGTTCATCTTTGACAAGTAATAATTGATAAAGGTTTGACCTGCTTCCAAAGCTTGACGTGGCAGGAACCAAAATGCAAATGATTTTTACTTTAATGAGAAAAATAGCGGCATAAAACATCTAATATATCACATTgttatggcaaaaaaaaaaactattagaatggtgtaataataataattatgaaaaggGTACAGAGAAAAACACCATTAGTTTTCTTCCCATGATCTCCGAGGATCCATGCagagacaacaaaaaaaaaaaaaaaaaaaaaaaacacaaagcgTTATGCAGGCTGATGCATGAAAGTCTCTTATGACTAGCCtggatttgaattatttttccttGGAAGTGAAGCTGGAGAATCCGTGCAAAAGAGCGGTGATCGATTaagaaacaatttatttttcaatcacgTGTGAATTATGGCTGTATCCTCGAAAGCCTATAGAAGTAGAAGCAAAATATATATCGACCATCTATTTTAAAGTGCAAAGTTTAATTAGAGACAACGTGGGAAACTGAAGTCTTCGAGTTAAGAGTGcctcaaaacaaaaattgcatgtaACCCAACACAATGCCTCGGCATTCTATTGCagttattaaactttgttaaGCTTGATTCGACTTAACAGGTTAGCTATTGATTTGGTTGACTTGTCTCATGGTTCAGGTCATatgtaagaaataaaaactcaattcaaaATCGATCTCTTAATAATTCAACTCAGAcctaatcaatttattttgatttttaaacttttattgcAAAACAAGCTTATCTTAATTGATCCAAACTAATTTACTTAGTGATCAagtgataaaaatattgaacCAAGCTGAGTTTAATTATTAtgctttttaatgttttgatgtaattctttttttttctttagcttttGGGCAAAACTTGAGCTCATATAGTCATAGAATAAATTAAACACAATGCCTCAGACATTCTATTGCAGTTATTAAACCTTGTTAAGTTTGGTTTGACTTAGCAGGTTCACTATCGATTCGGTTGACTTGCCTCATGGTTTAGGtcatatgtaaaaaataaaaactcaattcaaaGATATATAATTGGTCTCTCAATGGTTCAATTCAAGACCTAATCAacctattttgatttttaaatttttattgtaaaacaATCTTGTCTTGATTGATCCAGTTAATTTACTTAATCAGTGatcaagtaataaaaatattaaactaaaccAAGTTTAATTATTATGCTTTTTAATGTTCtgacttaattctttttttttttaagcttttggaCAAAACTTGAGCTCATATAGTCatagaataaattaaacatGCCATTATGCCATAATAATAATGGGTTGCTTGGTTCAAGTGTAAAATAGCTTctcaaacaattaaaataatatttttttaaaaataaattatttttgatattggtatatcaaaataatctaaacatatcaaaaaaaaattaaaaaaagaaagtaaaattttaaaataaaaaacagctaGCTCTAAAATAGAAATCAACCGAAAGTCGAAACAAGCCTGGCAGATTCTAATGGTCAAAATGCTAAACTAAATAGTGTAATGTTAAATACCACTACTTACCAAAACTTAGGAGATTTTAAGAGAATGCTATGCGTCATCACACTTGCCTAGTTATTATCCTTAATTAGTTAATTGTCAGTTGTCTAAGTTTGAACTGGTAAAGATTCAGCACTTCtggaaaaactaaaattattttccaaagaCATTACCTTGCCCACCCACCTTTCTTTATCGTAAGAAAATGCAAATGGAGTCTTTGAAGTCTTGAGTAATGGTTTGGAATTgcattttaaatgatttttttaaaataaatatatattctaaataagTATTTAATAAGGGAAATAATATAGAGATGATTTTTGTATACTAGGAGATGTGCTTTACCTTACCAGAAGAGAATATGAATCAAGAGAAGCCTCAAGCAATTCAGCATATCTAAGGCTGGACTCTGGTCATAGTAAGACTAGGCTGCTCAGTCTGTGAGTGTAGAagatattatgttttaaaatgtttttttttttaaatatcaatggGTGTCCAGTCTCATAGGAGCAAGATAACAGATATGACACTGACGTTCGGAGGTGCAACTTGGTGCGTGAATTAACATAGCAGCCACATATTTTTTGGGCCACGACAATAAACTTTTAAGAAGGTGTGTTGGAGTGAACCGACAGCCATGTATTTCGTGTAGACTGAGGATTTTTCTTGCTGGAAAGAATTAATGTAGTCGTTCTTTGTAGTAAAAGATTTGGATGTAATTTAGTTTtggataataaattatttatatttgtatttcttttataaaaaagattggaTGTGATTTTGCAGCTCAAAAGCAGTGATATTAAATCGTAAAAACAAACGAATTCTAGAAAATAAGTTTCTCGTTCAACTTGCAATTCTTGAATCTCGAGAGAGCCCACAAGACAGGAAGCAATCCAATGAAAGACACGCAAGTAGCAGATAGGGCTTGGATAACGATGAGAGTGAATCTTCTCCACTCTCATCTCTGCTTCTCTCTTTGCATTAATCCTTTCTAACATTTTTCAATAGCAAAAGTTGATAACAGCTCTTTCTCTACTGCCTGCCATTGTCAATTCCTTTCTTAGGGCAAATTCCTTTCGAGATTCCTTCAATTTTATCACAGGTTATTTGGTGCTTCTCCTCTAATGGCCTCAGTCTCAGCTACTTGTCCTAGGTTCCAACCTCTGTTTAGCCAGTCCAACAAGACTAGTCGGGTAATTAAAGCTTTCACAATTTCTCTGCTCGTTTGATTAATTACAATTACTTAACACCTGCTTTTCAATATTACATCTCTAGAAAAAGTTTGCGCGTCACttatttgttcttgttgttgctCGATCTCGCTGATATTAATTCTTGAAAACTATGTTTCTATGCTTCTTTCCTGGTTTTCTTCAACTTATATATTTGGAGGGGATACCATGCTTTAAACACGTTCCCTCCTTCATGAGCCCATCTAATTAATGGTGAGAAAGAAGTAGTTTGACGTGACACATTCTCCTACAAGACCTCTCGATTTCGTGTCTCCACCATTGTTGTGGTTCTTTACTGGTGCAGGCAGCTGGTTTAAAGCTGGTTTCAGTAGGTTGGGCAAAGTGTACCGGCTTCCCTCCCTTGAAGGCCTCTCGATTTCGTGTCTCTTGTTCGGTAACTCCACCATCCTTTACATTGTGGTTTACGCTTCAGCACCTAGCTATTCTTTTCAGTTTGCTACCGAAcctaacaaatacaaaaatgtgAGGCTAGCTATAACTTAATAATGTACATGGCTTGTTAGGCAAAGCCAGAGACTGTGGAGAAAGTTATTGAGATTGTGAGGAAACAACTGGCTTTAAAACCCGAGACAGTGCTCACCAACGAAACTGAGTTCGTTGAGCTTGGTGCTGATTCTCTTGACACGGTAAGCCATTTTTTGCTGCCTGCCATACTATAGGTTCTGTTGTGTCATTCACTTGATCAAaaccatttaaataaaatcaagggGATTTACTTCTTGATCGAGCAATTTAAAGAGAGATGTGATCATACAATGTTATTGCAGGTGGAGATAGTAATGACATTGGAAGAAGAATTTGACATTAATGTAGAAGAGGAGAGCTCTCAAAATATAACAACAGTCCAGGAAGTAGCTGACATGATTGAGAAACTTGTTCAGAAGAAAGCTGAAGGTGAAAGCTGAGCCCAAGAATAATCAGTTTGCCAGGATTGATAGTGTTAggattttcttgataagtttccatgccaatattatatttttgtgaTGCAAACACATGTTTTTGGCCTGTGATAGATTAGAGTGTGATTGCCACAGATAAGATTTAGCCattcatgaaaaatactttttaaaatttttcgtcattgtttgttattaaaaaaattagttaatgaaaaatattatttgaaaaaatttgacatattttaaaaaaaagtattttctttttattttgagtagaaaatactttttaaaagttgtaaaaaaacttagaaatatcatgttaattgttaattatattaaatttaattctcaaacttttaatagctatatattttgttttgaattttttgtttcaatttcatcccttaaaatttaatttatatatcaactttgattcttatttttttctcttattttttttaatcaaaattttttatttataagatttgatccttgttattttgattgatatttattttatttaaaataatttatgaaattataattattgttttaatttcatctatctttcaactttttacatatcaaatttgatgttaattatttttattgttatttattttatttgagatgatttataaaattaaaattatttttttcaattacattttcatttaattttttaatttttaaaatttactttttatttcttttaataaacttgaaaaaaaataaaatattaataatttatttttcatgacatattaaacactaaaaaatatttttcaatttatttttaataacattatcaaacattaaaaattaatttacttttcatgtacttttaaaaaaattatttttcaaaaaaaaaaagaatattttttagtaaacgAACAGGGGCATAACAACTGATGAGTCGCTCGGCTTTCCTTTCTTTAATCCATGAACTCATAATTACAATGCGATGCACTGGCCGCCCCACCACTTCCTTTCTTCTCTCGTCTTTCACATTCTTGCAAGCTCAATTAGCACTTTGGCACACCATTAAGAGTGTATTTCACAGTTTGATTatgggtgttttttaaataattttttgtgttaaaatatatattaataattttttttattttataaaaattatttttgatattagtacatcaaaacgattcaaaacatacaaaccatattaaattttaataaaaaaaataatttttttaaaaacataaccaCAACTACATTTCTAAACATATTCTAAGTATGCCTTTTCTAGTAGTCACGGGAAAGCTTAAAAACACTTGAGAGACACTCTCTCATACAGGGAAACactttgatattaaattttgttattttgtcaaAGCTACAAATCTCTCTCTCCTCaactattttcatttaattttatttcttccctcttaaatttaaagttaagatgtaaatcaaataaaatttttgatcAAATTATATAACAGTTAAACTAGAATGatcgaataaaaaattagaaaaaattttaatgaaagattTTCCAAAAAAGAgtgaacatcattttttttttaaaggctaCCATTTACTAATTTTTGATTTTGGTtccctaatttttattttttaaaaaaacaataaaactgtttttattttataaaattaaaaaccaactccatgttatggtttttttaaaatagtataacctaataaaaaataatacaaaataaattattaaatttaattattaatcaatacaatataaaatgataaaattttaaaaaaaattataattgaaataaaaagtaaaggatgaaaaaaagtttttgttttcaagggCTGCCATTTTACCCAACTCTCAATTTTAAGCCCctcgtgttttattttttacaaataattaaactatagttttttttatataaaaatcaataacaaatccagcactaatttttttttgaccatcaataacctgataaaaaacaataaaatataaataattaagctCAATCACCAAATGCATgtgtaaagaataaaatagaaaataaaatttattaaccaattaaaaaatgaaagatcaaaaaaggaaagaaaaacaagatgcGAATGCACGGTGTAAAAATAGAGACACTACACTGATTTAAATACATAGCGAGCACCTTTCCGtttctgatttaaaaaaaaacagagacaaaGTTGACCGAATAAAGAAAAACTTGACCgaataaagaaaaatctacTCCGCCGCCAAAACATACTCTGTCCGAAACCCACTGACAGATCACCGATATACGAGGAGAGAGTAAAAATATCGGACAAGTCACCCCCGCGCTTATCGCTTCAAGATCCATCAATTATATTGGATCCCCCCATTTTCCACTCACAATCCACAACAAATCGTCTCCCACGAAACTCGCAACAGCGACAACCCCCTTCAAAGTTCAAACGGCACGTCGTTTTAGCCTCATTTGATAAAACTACAATTTTCTCAGTTAATATGTAGTTTCAAATAGATTACTATAGTTTCAATTGAAGTAAAATTACCCCTCAAACACCTCTAGTTTCTACTTATCATTatgcataataaaaaacaatttattaaaatacacacacacatatatatataggattttcttaaatttgaattttggatactccaattgaaatattttgataCTTAAGGTACTGATTTGTTGTTTCATTAAAATGAAAACACAATTATTTCGTTTTCATTTTCAAGCAACAACTAATGGACTCAGCTCCGAAATCATGCAACcgccgcctcctcctcctcctctagcaCTCTCTCCCCCCCTCGATTTCCTCGACAAAAAATCCAGCTCTCTCAAAATCCTCGCTTCTCAAACAGACACAAAAAAATACTTACACCTATAAACATACGAATACAAAAAGAGATTCCTTGCACGCAAATGGATCGGAGGAGGACTGAAAGTCCGGTGTATGCACGGCAGTGGAGCAGCGATTCTCGTGGTTCAAGCAGTACGGGATCGTCATCGCCGGCGCGGATGTCACCGGCACACCCGAACTCACGGCTAGGTTCAAGCATGTCAACAATCAAGCGCACACAAAACGTTGCCGCTAAGGCCGCTGCACAGCGGCTAGCTCAGGTGATGGCGTCATCGCAGACGGCGGATGACGACGAAGACGAGGACGATCTAGGGTTCCGATTCCCTGCTCCACCGAATCCGGTTTCTGCTTCGTCGGGGTTTAGTAGTGTAAACCATAGAGGGAGTAATAATGGTGTTTCGGTTATAAGACCTTATAGATCTCCGTCTCCTGCGGTAATTTCGAGTGCTTAATGGCTTGCAAGATGcgttttcaaaatttaaaagaatttcaaaatttaaaagaataattcgatttgaatttgattttcttgattgaaaGTGTTTATGAGAACTAGTGCTAGTTGTAGTTGCTATATTGATATACAGATCTCTGCTTGTAGTGGCAATTTCGATATTTAATGCTTTTATATGGATAATTAAGTGTCAATTACgctcatttttaatttcaattatcaGATTTCAATTCTGTTAGAGTTGAGTTTGGAGatcatttttggttttttaggttatatatgtatttatacGCGCACGCATGTGTGTTAGGGTTTGAATGATTTAGTCTAATTGGAGATTGGTAACTTTAATTAGCTAGGTCGGAACTTTATGGAGAATGTGCCTTCAGCTCGGTCTACATCAGCTGGAAGGTCATCAATGTCAGTTCGTACAGTGACAGTAGTGCCACCTAGCAAACAGTCACTAAGAACTCCCATTTCTATACCTCCCATCGATCCTCCATCCAGTAGGAGTAGAGATAATAAGAGGTCAGTGAACTTATTGGCTCTTAACGTaatttttcgttttctttttcttgctttttggcACCTGTAAGCTATAGGCTtagcttttaatattttgtgtgAAGACTATGGATCTGCTTAATGAAGAGCTTATGGGTGTGTAAGTTCATCCATTTATCAATTGGCAACTTGAGTGTGGACTTCTATTTGTTTGCACTGAATTAATGCTTTGCATCTGATTACTCGAATATCATTGCTGCCAATTACTGCAGGTTCACATCAGATATGGGACAGCTTAAGACTGATGCAGGAGATCAGCGTGAAGCATCAGCACTTCGTGATGAAGTATGTCATTCTGACCAATAGTTGATAATAGACATAcaaagtcttttattttttgaacgaAGCTATAGAATAGTTTGAACCAAGTTGTTTTGAAGCTAAAATGAGTTAAATTTTGCAGCTTGATATGCtacaagaagaaaatgaagttatACATGACAAGGTCTGCAATCACCccccaaaaattaaatttttttatgccgTTGTCTTTTGATGTTTTAACATTTATACCTGAGTTTTCAATGCAGCTTCGGAGTGCTGAAGAAAAACGCGAGGAGGCAGAGGCTAGAGCTAGGGAGCTCGAGAAACAGGCAAGTTTTATCATTTTAgccttttgcttttttatttgtaatctcTTGTTCAGTATGTTGACTTTGATTTAAGTTGCAAAGCAGTCTTAGTCTCTTATCAGTGTCAAGCATATGTTCTTGCTTTTGTCTTTTTCTGGACCAGTTTACAAAATTGTTTATATGCTTGGTTGACTGGAGAAAAAGACAGTACCCTTTGAtgggaaaagggaaaaaagaagaaaaaaagaaatggctCTACAGTACAAGGGGATGTTTTGAAGCACACCTAGAGAAGAGCACTGAAAAAAGCCATATTGAGTGAAGGTCTCACTCTACTAGTTCAGTTTGATGAGTTCCTAGGGGACTGTGTCTACTATCTAATTGGTGTGTGTGCTAGGAAAGCAAGCAAGCTGAGCTGTGCTCTTTCTGTTCAGTAGCTCACAAGATAATATACTACTATTTCATTGCTGGTACTCGTTCCAATTAAGAAGTCTAGAATATGTTTCAGGAAGTTTCTATGAAGCATGGATATTTTATTTCAGATGACATGTGGATAGGGCTTATCTGTGGAACGAGGGCTGTGCAGCTTTTAGGAAACATATCTAACATTCAAAATCTCATATGTACTGCATGACTTTGATTATTTGACTGTATTTCCTTTTTCCTCATGTCCGAAACTTCTGTTAATCGCGTAACAATTGTGAAACAGTGTatactgctttttttttttctgagcaTGTAATTGAGTGCTTTAAGATCTGCATGGTTTTTATCTAACAATATCCAGTTACATGCTTGTATACAACTCTTTATGTAGTCATTTATATGGCTATGTTTTTTGATCCAATTGCCTTCTCATGTCTGGCCACTCTAGGTTATTTGCCATAAATTCGTGTGAAGGTTATTCTTCATTTGTTCTCAAATTCAATATTCATGTGACACTGTTTAACATGCCTCAGCATATTTGTAGTTCACCACTTGATTCACTTGGGTTGCTGCAAATGCTCAAATTTGGTTGGGATTATAGCTTAAACCAGTTTGGTGGTTGAAAGCACCCTAAATTTTCGTGCTTGGTTGTGTTTTTGCCAATGATTCGGAGATCATTCCCTTTCTGATTCTCTATTAATAGGTTGCTGCTCTTGGTGAAGGTGTATCCTTAGAAGCTAAACTGTTGAGCCGGTAAGCCTGGTTGGTTTTGTCTGTTCTGCGGTTCATTTAATTTCctgtttctgattttttttcccctttcaatCTTTAGGAAGGAAGCTGCATTGCGTCAAAGAGAGGTGAGTTTGGGTACTACATGCCAGTGGAGCAGATATGATTTTGACAGTGGAGTAGTTTTACTCGATTTTTGATTTCCCATGTTCTTCAGGAATGTAAACCTGTCGCTGGTCCATTGAGCCTTTTTTGAATACctgttttgatcttttttttgggATTGGGCTAACAGTATCAATTAAACCTACCACTTTTATTGAAGTGCTCTCCtgcttttcttgtctttttttgagGGCTGCTGAATCTTTTTCTTTCCACAGTTTCTGTTTTATTACTGAGAAATTTCTTGTTGCAGGCTGCTCTTAAAGCTGCCAAACAATCGACAGATGGGAGAGATGCAGAAATTGCAACTCTTCGTACAGAACTTGAGGTAGGGTATGATAATTCTGCTATTTGTTGTTTGTTGTCATCAGTTACCTTGAGTTGTAAAGCATAACCCTGTTTTTCAAACCAGAACTTGAAAGATGAGGCTGCAGCAGCTGCTGAACAGCTCCAAGAAGCTGAATCTGAAACGAAATCTCTTCGCACGATGACACAAAGAATGATTTTGACTCAGGAAGAGATGGTGTGTACATTAAATTGAGGTTGACGTTTATATTTAGCCTTATAGACGTTAACTGTTTGCTGCACATATCATTTAGGAGGAGGTTGTCTTGAAGAGATGTTGGCTTGCGCGTTACTGGGGTTTAGCTGTACAACATGGTAATCAACTTGATATAATCTTTTCCTGCTTAAAACGCAAAATGGTTGCATGCTTTGAATTACATGTATTTGTTTGTAGGGGCATATCCAGATGGTGTTGCATTAAGCTAGTTAGTTTAACACTGGATAGCAATCATACAAGACCTTTCTTAAACCTTTCTTTGTTAGTGGATTGTGGTTGTCATCACTCTATTGCCCACATCTTTGGTATGTACTAGGGGTGTGCATCTGTCGGGTTGGGTTTGGCCATATTTTGTATACAAGCTGACTTCTCGATTTTCTCCAACATTATAATCCATACAAAACCTGAATGGGTTGGATGAGACAGGTTGGATAACCTTTCAATAATCATAGGTAGGTCAGGTTGGGTCAGATGATGTAGATGGATCAGATACTTTAAACACTCCTAATATGTACATTATTGTTATTTTGGGTCTATTTGGTGTTCATCTGTGATCTTGTACCATGACAGACCTGTTAGTCACTTGATGGTTACGTTTTCTATCCCGGGCACCATCCATCTCTTCATTCTTCAGGCTTGGCTAAGAGCAAAAACATTAACATTATTGTTTCATACACATGCCCAAGCTTTGAACCGAGTCCTTTGGTTACTGCTGAACTGCCTTTTCTTCTGTTTGATCTATTCCTTCAGGGATTTGTGCAGATGTAGCAGTGTCTAAGCAAGAGCATTGGTCTGCTCTAGCTCCTCTTCCATTTGAAGTTGTCATTTCTGCTGGACAAAAGGCTAAGGAGGAGTCAGATAGAGGTTAGTTTGCTTATTAGCTTATTTGCAGTTctctttgtttaatattttcattactTGCCATTCATTAGTCCTATAATCTATTATGTTGTATAAATGGAACAGGTGGTCGTGATTCAGATAGGAGTAAAATAGCTCGTGATTTGAGTGATCTTACTGGAGAAGGAAATATTGAGAGTATGCTTTCAGTTGAAATGGGATTGCGGGAATTAGCTTctttaaaggtattttttacAAACAAACTATTCTTTAACCTCATTGTCagtttagttttattttctttgatgtaCTTGTTTGTCAATTGCATTttgtaaaactatatattttgtaGTTTACGATGTGTTTGTTTCTTCATTTGACatgaatttcaagaattgtttttggtgattttttttactgtcatgCACTTTTGAAATAGCGTTCACGTACCAAATTTGCTCATTGAATAATTCTTGAACCTTATTGTCAGTTATTTtagcttcattttcttttatgtgcATATTTTTTGCTTGCATTTTTCATCAGTTGACATGAATTTTAAGAATTGCTTGTAATGATATCTTTTACCTCTAgtacttttgaaataatgtgcaatttattgaattaatttttttttattctgttaaTGTCCCACCTCACCCTGTTTTAAGGTTGAGGATGCAGTTGTACTTGCTCTGGCTCAACACAGACGACCAAGTACGGTTCGACAAACCTTCTCAGGTATATTTTCCTGTGTCTTCTGCAGATTAGTTTCTGTACTAATCAATTGCGTTGGTTGAATTTCTCTGCTAATGGCATGTGTATGGCATTTCAATATAGTGCATTTCCTTTGTGTGGTATGAATTTTTCTAgcattttttttagtctttgtgACGAGTGTTATGAAAGTCTTTTGATTTGGAATACAAAGATCCAGTATCCAATAAAAGTTGCTCTGAGTTTGCTGAAAAATTTTATCCATCCTAGATCTAATTTTTGGACTCATGTTTGTTAATGTATGTTACCTTTTGAAgcaattcttataaaaaaaaaaatgatatcctGGCATttatctctcctctctctttttcttggtttccAGATTCGAGACCACCAGGTGATCCCAAGTTGACTGAGGCCATTGGTAAGTGGTGTAACTCATCTGTCAAATAAGTTATGTTTCgtgaaataaaatttacaagcCCCTCCTTGTTTTCACTGCAGAATTAAGTGAAGCAGAGGCAGACGATGTTCTTTTCAAAGAGGTCAGCTGCTGTCTTATTTGTCCTTTTATTTGTCGTTGCTGTATTTCATTTTTACAATTTTAGTCATGCTACAGGTCTTTGTTACAATACAaagccattatttattttcttctgtcATCATGTGCATAGAGAGGAAAGATCTTCCTTCTCCCGTATACTGTACCTTTTCATGATCTCATCTTCTACATCTAGTTTAGTATTGCAACGCCATTGTAGGTCCGCATGCATGAGGTCTGTATTATACTTTTATTAGTTCGGATAAATTATTTCAGGCTAGAGTGGAATCC contains:
- the LOC133675530 gene encoding acyl carrier protein 1, chloroplastic-like; translated protein: MASVSATCPRFQPLFSQSNKTSRAAGLKLVSVGWAKCTGFPPLKASRFRVSCSAKPETVEKVIEIVRKQLALKPETVLTNETEFVELGADSLDTVEIVMTLEEEFDINVEEESSQNITTVQEVADMIEKLVQKKAEGES
- the LOC133675816 gene encoding coiled-coil domain-containing protein SCD2 isoform X1, with the translated sequence MDRRRTESPVYARQWSSDSRGSSSTGSSSPARMSPAHPNSRLGSSMSTIKRTQNVAAKAAAQRLAQVMASSQTADDDEDEDDLGFRFPAPPNPVSASSGFSSVNHRGSNNGVSVIRPYRSPSPALGRNFMENVPSARSTSAGRSSMSVRTVTVVPPSKQSLRTPISIPPIDPPSSRSRDNKRFTSDMGQLKTDAGDQREASALRDELDMLQEENEVIHDKLRSAEEKREEAEARARELEKQVAALGEGVSLEAKLLSRKEAALRQREAALKAAKQSTDGRDAEIATLRTELENLKDEAAAAAEQLQEAESETKSLRTMTQRMILTQEEMEEVVLKRCWLARYWGLAVQHGICADVAVSKQEHWSALAPLPFEVVISAGQKAKEESDRGGRDSDRSKIARDLSDLTGEGNIESMLSVEMGLRELASLKVEDAVVLALAQHRRPSTVRQTFSDSRPPGDPKLTEAIELSEAEADDVLFKEAWLTYYWRRALVHGVEEDIAEDRLQFWISRSEQAPTSHDAVDVERGVVELRKLSIEQQLWEASRREIDQSSFAPVANHKRTDSELSS
- the LOC133675816 gene encoding coiled-coil domain-containing protein SCD2 isoform X2 — translated: MENVPSARSTSAGRSSMSVRTVTVVPPSKQSLRTPISIPPIDPPSSRSRDNKRFTSDMGQLKTDAGDQREASALRDELDMLQEENEVIHDKLRSAEEKREEAEARARELEKQVAALGEGVSLEAKLLSRKEAALRQREAALKAAKQSTDGRDAEIATLRTELENLKDEAAAAAEQLQEAESETKSLRTMTQRMILTQEEMEEVVLKRCWLARYWGLAVQHGICADVAVSKQEHWSALAPLPFEVVISAGQKAKEESDRGGRDSDRSKIARDLSDLTGEGNIESMLSVEMGLRELASLKVEDAVVLALAQHRRPSTVRQTFSDSRPPGDPKLTEAIELSEAEADDVLFKEAWLTYYWRRALVHGVEEDIAEDRLQFWISRSEQAPTSHDAVDVERGVVELRKLSIEQQLWEASRREIDQSSFAPVANHKRTDSELSS